The genomic DNA AGCATCCGCGCGCTGGCTGAAAAGGCGCGGCGCGAAACCGCGGAGGAACTATGAAAGCGATTCTCTACGTCGCCGGTCGCGGCAACCGCCTGGGCCCGGACTATGTCGATACCCACAAGGTGCTGCTCGCGTTCGGCGGCAAGACGCTGCTCGAATGGCACGCGGTGCACCTCAAGCGGCTGGGCATCAGCGAACTCGTCGTCATCACCGGCCACAAGCGCGAGCTGGTCGAGGCCGAGCTTGAGAGAGTCGCCGCGCACCACGGGCTTACGACGCGCACCCTGCACAACCCCGATTTTCTCGATGGCAGCGTGCTCAGCTTTCGCACTTCCATTCCCGAACTCGAGGGCCTGGGTGAACCGGTGCTCCTCATGGACGGCGATGTTCTTTATCCGACCGAGATTTTACGCCGCCTCGTCGAGTCGAAGCACCCCACTGCGTTGCTCATCGATCAGGAGTATTCCACCGACGATGATGACCCCGTTCTCGTTCCCATCGTCAGTGACAGGCCCGTTGACTTTCGAAAGAAGTGGACCGGACAGTCCGATGTGACCGGGGAATCCATCGGCTTTTTTAAGGTCAGCCCCGAGGCGCTGGGCTTCCTGATTGAGCGCACCAACGCGCGCAGCAAGGCAGAACACCCCCAGGATTCCTACGATGACGTTTTGCGTGACATGGTCCTGGAGGGGCTTTTCGGGCACGAAGACGTGACCGGCATGGCCTGGACGGAGATCGATTTCCTCGGCGATATCGAGCGCGCCCGCACCGATGTGCTCCCCCACGTGATCGAATCGAAGTGACAAGAAGCCACAAAAAATCGATAGCAAGAACGCGCAAAACTGTGCTCAAAAAAATTTCGCCCCCCTCTTCTATAGTCGCGAAATGAGACATTATACTTCTGCACCAATTCAAGCGCAGGGATGCTTGGTCGGCGGGGAGCCGAAATCCAGGCAAAACAAATCCAGGGAGGATTTAAGTATGAAGAAGATTTTGAGCATTGTTTCCATGGTTGCCATGATGGCATTTGTGGCCGCTCCGGCCAGTGCCGCCAGCTACGGCATGGCCGGTTGCGGCCTCGGCTCGATGGTGTTTGGCCCCTCCGGTGAGATGGGCAAGTCCATCGGCAACTCCAAGGTGAGCGAAGTG from Chrysiogenia bacterium includes the following:
- a CDS encoding NTP transferase domain-containing protein, translating into MKAILYVAGRGNRLGPDYVDTHKVLLAFGGKTLLEWHAVHLKRLGISELVVITGHKRELVEAELERVAAHHGLTTRTLHNPDFLDGSVLSFRTSIPELEGLGEPVLLMDGDVLYPTEILRRLVESKHPTALLIDQEYSTDDDDPVLVPIVSDRPVDFRKKWTGQSDVTGESIGFFKVSPEALGFLIERTNARSKAEHPQDSYDDVLRDMVLEGLFGHEDVTGMAWTEIDFLGDIERARTDVLPHVIESK